The following coding sequences are from one Streptomyces dengpaensis window:
- a CDS encoding citrate synthase 2, translating to MSDFVPGLEGVVAFETEIAEPDKEGGALRYRGVDIEDLVGHVSFGNVWGLLVDGAFNPGLPPAEPFPIPVHSGDIRVDVQSALAMLAPVWGLRPLLDIDEHQAREDLARAAVMALSYVAQSARGQGLPMVPQSEIDKAQSVVERFMIRWRGEPDPKHVAAVDAYWTSAAEHGMNASTFTARVIASTGADVAAALSGAVGAMSGPLHGGAPSRVLGMIEDIERTGDAEAYVKQALDKGERLMGFGHRVYRAEDPRARVLRRTARELGAPRFEIAEALEKAALAELHARRPDRVLATNVEFWAAIVLDFAEVPAHMFTSMFTCARTAGWSAHILEQKRTGRLVRPSARYVGPGTRSPQEIAGYADIAH from the coding sequence ATGTCCGACTTCGTACCCGGACTCGAAGGAGTCGTCGCGTTCGAGACGGAGATCGCCGAACCGGATAAGGAGGGCGGCGCACTCCGGTACCGGGGCGTCGACATCGAGGATCTGGTCGGCCACGTCTCCTTCGGAAACGTCTGGGGACTCCTCGTCGACGGCGCCTTCAACCCCGGCCTGCCGCCCGCCGAGCCGTTCCCGATCCCCGTCCACTCCGGCGACATCCGCGTCGACGTGCAGTCCGCGCTCGCCATGCTCGCCCCCGTCTGGGGCCTGCGGCCCCTCCTCGACATCGACGAGCACCAGGCCCGCGAAGACCTCGCCCGCGCCGCCGTCATGGCCCTCTCCTACGTCGCCCAGTCCGCCCGCGGCCAGGGCCTGCCCATGGTCCCGCAGAGCGAGATCGACAAGGCGCAGTCCGTCGTCGAGCGCTTCATGATCCGCTGGCGCGGCGAGCCCGACCCCAAACACGTCGCCGCCGTCGACGCCTACTGGACCTCCGCCGCCGAGCACGGCATGAACGCCTCCACCTTCACGGCCCGCGTCATCGCATCCACGGGCGCCGATGTCGCCGCCGCCCTCTCCGGAGCCGTAGGAGCCATGTCCGGCCCCCTGCACGGCGGCGCACCCTCCCGCGTCCTCGGCATGATCGAGGACATCGAACGCACCGGAGACGCCGAGGCCTACGTCAAGCAGGCCCTCGACAAGGGCGAACGCCTCATGGGCTTCGGCCACCGCGTCTACCGCGCCGAGGACCCCCGCGCGCGCGTGCTGCGCCGCACCGCCCGCGAACTGGGCGCCCCCCGCTTCGAGATCGCCGAAGCCCTGGAGAAGGCCGCACTCGCCGAACTCCACGCCCGCCGCCCCGACCGCGTCCTGGCGACGAACGTCGAGTTCTGGGCCGCCATCGTCCTCGACTTCGCCGAGGTCCCGGCCCACATGTTCACGTCGATGTTCACCTGCGCCCGTACGGCCGGATGGTCGGCGCACATCCTGGAACAGAAGCGCACGGGCCGCCTCGTACGCCCCTCCGCACGCTACGTGGGCCCCGGTACTCGCAGCCCCCAGGAGATCGCGGGATACGCGGACATCGCGCACTAA
- a CDS encoding isopenicillin N synthase family dioxygenase has product MSTNTSSHAQAQSPSPSQSPYQQLPVIDLSAVDRGPQARARLHAQLHSAAHDVGFFQLVGHGVSEAETGALLQAMHRFFALPETDRLAIDNVNSPHFRGYTRTGDERTGGSRDWRDQLDIGAERATRTPGPGEPAYWWLEGPNQWPDVLPELRTAALAWIDRLSEVAARLLHELLAAIGAPADFYDPIFGERAHPQLKLVRYPGSAGDGADQGVGAHKDYGFLTLLLQDQVGGLQVQREDGLFHDVPPLPGAFVVNLGELLEVATNGYLVATNHRVVSPAGATERFSVPFFYNPRLDARVEPLPFPHASAAPGISDDPANPLFAEYGFNELKGKLRAHPLVAARHHAELLTPA; this is encoded by the coding sequence ATGTCGACGAACACGTCTTCTCACGCTCAGGCGCAGTCTCCATCTCCGTCCCAGTCTCCGTACCAGCAACTTCCGGTCATTGATCTTTCCGCGGTCGACCGCGGTCCCCAGGCCCGTGCCCGGTTGCACGCGCAGTTGCACAGTGCCGCCCATGACGTGGGCTTCTTCCAGCTCGTCGGGCATGGGGTGAGCGAGGCCGAGACCGGTGCTCTACTGCAGGCCATGCATCGGTTCTTCGCGCTCCCGGAAACCGACCGGCTCGCCATCGACAACGTCAACTCGCCCCATTTCCGGGGGTATACGCGTACGGGGGACGAGCGCACCGGCGGCAGTCGGGACTGGCGGGATCAGCTGGACATCGGGGCGGAGCGGGCTACTCGCACACCCGGGCCGGGTGAGCCCGCGTACTGGTGGCTGGAGGGGCCGAACCAGTGGCCCGACGTGCTGCCCGAGCTGCGGACGGCCGCGCTGGCGTGGATCGACCGGCTGAGCGAGGTCGCGGCGCGGCTGCTGCACGAGCTGCTCGCCGCCATCGGGGCGCCCGCCGACTTCTACGACCCGATTTTCGGCGAGCGGGCTCATCCGCAGCTGAAGCTGGTGCGGTACCCGGGGAGCGCGGGTGACGGCGCCGATCAGGGCGTCGGCGCGCACAAGGACTACGGGTTCCTGACGCTGTTGCTGCAGGATCAGGTGGGCGGGCTTCAGGTGCAGCGGGAGGACGGGCTGTTCCACGATGTGCCGCCGCTGCCGGGGGCGTTCGTCGTCAATCTGGGTGAGCTGCTGGAGGTGGCCACCAATGGGTATCTGGTCGCGACGAATCACCGGGTGGTGAGTCCGGCCGGGGCCACCGAGCGGTTCTCCGTGCCGTTCTTCTACAACCCGCGGCTCGACGCGCGGGTCGAGCCGCTGCCCTTCCCGCACGCATCCGCCGCGCCGGGTATCAGCGACGATCCGGCGAACCCGCTCTTCGCCGAGTACGGGTTCAACGAGCTGAAGGGCAAGCTGCGCGCCCATCCGCTGGTCGCCGCCCGTCATCACGCGGAGCTGCTGACGCCCGCGTGA
- a CDS encoding PAS domain-containing protein yields the protein MSASRRSGTTDELGPDEPERDGSDLLAALLDGMDAALCALDADGVVTHWNREAERILGWTAAEAVGRRGFAGWAVRTADAEEVEGRLMSAMQAPGRQVNEFALLTKDGGRVLVRTQSAAVLGPDGKPAGVYCAFSEVHAQIDLERSIALSEALFEDASWGVVLVDADLRPAVVNAHAARALGTGRTSVLGRPLGELLSQGVEELESALTHVLAEGAPPAPAEMWVSVRTPEGEKRRCWRSGFLRLASPLAEEPVPLGVGWLFQDVTEAKHTEQEAALLRFRANQLHRAARAAAECEDPGEAATVHLDFALAGFADYALIDRVAEGSAQDGEGPVRLVRAAATPAGAPGPSVLTGKAGLPVRYGEGHPALQCVERAGSVRSSAGAVAPEQAREWAVARQWPPESVHALCAVLRSRGRTLGVVTFLRGAGRNQFERADATYAEDVAVRIAMALDLEELVGRS from the coding sequence GTGAGTGCTTCCCGGCGTAGTGGGACCACCGATGAGCTGGGGCCGGACGAGCCCGAGCGGGATGGTTCCGATCTGCTTGCCGCGCTGTTGGACGGGATGGACGCGGCATTGTGTGCGCTCGATGCCGATGGGGTCGTCACCCATTGGAATCGCGAGGCCGAGCGCATTCTGGGGTGGACCGCGGCCGAGGCGGTGGGTCGGCGCGGGTTTGCCGGGTGGGCCGTGCGGACCGCGGACGCCGAGGAGGTCGAGGGGCGGCTGATGTCCGCCATGCAGGCTCCCGGGCGGCAGGTGAACGAGTTCGCCCTGCTGACCAAGGACGGCGGGCGGGTGCTCGTGCGGACGCAGTCCGCCGCCGTGCTCGGGCCCGACGGGAAGCCCGCCGGGGTGTACTGCGCCTTCAGCGAGGTGCACGCGCAGATCGATCTCGAGCGGTCCATCGCGCTGAGCGAGGCGTTGTTCGAGGACGCCAGCTGGGGTGTGGTGCTGGTGGACGCGGATTTGCGGCCCGCTGTCGTCAACGCTCACGCGGCGCGGGCGCTGGGGACCGGGCGTACGTCGGTTCTCGGGCGGCCCCTGGGGGAGCTGCTCTCCCAGGGTGTGGAGGAGCTGGAGAGCGCGCTGACCCATGTGCTGGCCGAGGGCGCGCCGCCCGCTCCCGCCGAGATGTGGGTGAGTGTGCGCACGCCGGAGGGCGAGAAGCGGCGGTGCTGGCGGAGCGGCTTCCTGCGGCTCGCCTCGCCGCTCGCGGAGGAACCCGTTCCGCTGGGTGTCGGGTGGCTCTTCCAGGACGTGACCGAGGCCAAGCACACCGAGCAGGAGGCCGCCCTGCTGCGGTTCCGGGCCAATCAGCTGCACCGCGCGGCGCGCGCCGCGGCCGAGTGCGAGGACCCGGGGGAGGCCGCCACCGTCCACCTCGACTTCGCGCTCGCCGGTTTCGCCGACTACGCGCTGATCGACCGCGTGGCCGAGGGCTCGGCCCAGGACGGCGAGGGTCCGGTTCGGCTCGTACGGGCCGCCGCCACGCCCGCCGGGGCGCCGGGGCCGAGCGTGCTGACCGGGAAGGCGGGGCTGCCCGTGCGGTACGGGGAGGGGCATCCCGCGTTGCAGTGCGTGGAGCGCGCCGGGTCCGTACGTTCCAGCGCGGGCGCCGTCGCTCCCGAGCAGGCGCGGGAGTGGGCCGTGGCCCGCCAGTGGCCGCCCGAATCCGTGCACGCGCTGTGCGCGGTGCTGCGCAGCCGGGGGCGGACGCTGGGCGTCGTGACGTTTCTGCGGGGGGCGGGGCGCAACCAGTTCGAGCGGGCGGACGCGACGTACGCGGAGGATGTGGCCGTACGGATCGCCATGGCCCTGGATCTGGAGGAACTGGTGGGGCGGTCCTAG
- a CDS encoding SIS domain-containing protein: MSDSKLAGQFFGAAIGLLQQVRDEDAGDIEAAGTLIADTVADGGRLFAFGAGHSSLAAQDIVYRAGGLALMNLLVVPGVVGVDVMPATLGSALERVDGLASAVLESSPVRSGDVLVIISLSGRNALPVEMAMKARALGVKVIGVTSVAYASETTSRHASGTYLKDHCDIVLDSRIPVGDAELTADAIAAPFAPASTVVTTALLQAVMATAAGALADRGIEPPLLRSGNVDGGHEWNRRVMTEYGDRIFYRHQ, encoded by the coding sequence ATGAGCGACAGCAAGCTGGCCGGGCAGTTCTTCGGCGCCGCGATCGGCCTGCTGCAGCAGGTCCGGGACGAGGACGCCGGGGACATCGAGGCGGCCGGAACGCTGATCGCCGACACCGTCGCCGACGGCGGACGGCTCTTCGCCTTCGGCGCCGGACACTCCTCGCTCGCCGCGCAGGACATCGTCTACCGCGCGGGCGGCCTCGCCCTGATGAACCTGCTCGTCGTCCCCGGGGTCGTGGGCGTCGACGTCATGCCCGCGACGCTCGGCTCCGCCCTGGAACGCGTCGACGGCCTCGCGAGCGCCGTCCTGGAATCCAGTCCGGTCCGCTCCGGCGACGTACTCGTGATCATCTCGCTGTCCGGCCGCAACGCGCTCCCCGTCGAGATGGCCATGAAAGCCCGCGCGCTGGGCGTGAAGGTCATCGGCGTCACCTCGGTCGCGTACGCCTCCGAGACGACGTCCCGGCACGCCTCGGGGACGTACCTGAAGGACCACTGCGACATCGTCCTCGACTCGAGGATCCCGGTCGGCGACGCGGAACTCACCGCCGACGCGATCGCGGCCCCCTTCGCCCCCGCCTCCACCGTCGTCACGACGGCCCTCCTCCAGGCCGTCATGGCCACGGCCGCCGGCGCCCTCGCCGACCGCGGCATCGAGCCACCGCTGCTCCGTTCGGGCAACGTCGACGGCGGCCACGAGTGGAACAGGCGCGTGATGACGGAGTACGGGGACCGGATCTTTTACCGGCACCAGTGA